CGACGGCGCACATCTGTATCGTGAAACACCACTTTGCCGTTTTTAGGAGTCAATAACCCGGACATCAGATAGAGAAGAGTAGACTTTCCCGCGCCATTCTTTCCCAACAGGCCATATACCCTGCCGGACTCGAATGAAAGCGAAAAATCATGTAGTACCGCACGCTTCGATTTACGATAAGTAAATGAAAGATTTTCTACTGTAATCATAGTATTTCTGTTTAATGAATAATGATCTTTTAGTGTATTAGTGTAATAGTACACCACAAAAGTAGATAATCTTTTGAATATTCCAATAGAAAAGGGAAAAAAAGTGCCAAAAAAAGGAGGAGCTAAGATCACTCTCCACTCCTCCTGTCACGACAAACAACTAAAATTATTCACTATTTGATGCCGTCCAATGCCCTTTTAGCAGTAGCATTAGCGGGGTCTATAGCCAGAATTTTATTCCAGTATTCTATGGATTTATCTTTATTAGCCCTTGCTTCGGCCTTCAATGCCGGATTCTCGATCGCTAACAAATAGTAATATCCAAGATAACTGTAGCATTCAACCAAAGCTGAATTGTAATGAGGATCGTTTTTGCTTTCCAATAAAGCAGCCACTTCCTCATAGAAAGGTTTCGCAAGTCCTTGAGTGGTTTCAGGGTCAAGTGCGGAATTGGCACGTGCTCTCCAGAAGTTACCCAAATAGCTGTCCGGTGCTGCTTCCGCAATTGCATGGAAAACAGAATCAGCGGACATCAATGCCTGCTTGCGTTCTTCAACAGTGATTGTCAATGAATCAGGTTGCGTACCAGCACCGTAATAAAGTCTACCAAACTGGAATTGTAAGTCCGGAGTCTGTTTTTCTTTATCAAGAGATGAATAATATTTCTGGTAAGCACTGATTGCTTTTTTATAATCATTTTTCTGTTCGTAAGCTGAAGAGATATTTTTATATAAATCCGTCTTTGTCGGCTCCATCTTCACCGCTTTCTCATATTGTATTACTGCGTCATCATATTTTTTCAGACTTTCCAACAAGTGTCCATAATACATATAATCCAAATAAGAATAATCGGCTTTTTCACATTCATTGAAGAAGATGTTCGCTGCTTTTATCGCTTCATCAAAACGCTTCAAGTCAGTATAGTTATACATTGCCAGACGATTGAACGCAGCATGATGGACATTCTTTTGTAATCCCATATTAGCCACTTCGAGCGATTTCTCAAAATCATGGTTCAAAAATAAAGCAAACGCATACTTCACTAAGTCTTCTTCTGTGGCAGTAGGTCCCATTGCAAAATTCGCATAAGATTCCACCGCTTTGCTAAAATCATTTTTTAAATAATAAATCTCGGCTAGTTTTTTGTCTACGGCTGTGTTGGACGGTTCCAGGGCCTTCAATTGGTTCAGCTTTTCAATGGCAAGATTTGCATTGGCTGACTTATAAACATCTGCATATTTCAGATAAGCTTCCGTACATTTCGGATCGAAATAAATCGCCTCTTCATATTTTTGAGAAGCAAGACCTCCGTTTTTCTGTTTCATGGCGATATTTCCCTCCAATACAGAAGCAAGAGCTGATTTACCATTCGCTTTTCTGGCAAGAGTTGCATATTCTTGCGCTTCGGGAAGTTTGTCAGCATCCAGATATGCGTTTCCGATAGCTACCAAAAGTTCCACATTCTTTTTATTCTTTCCTTTAATCAGATGTTCGGCTTCTTCAGCAGCCTGTGCCGGATTCGTCTGAATAGTTCCTTTCAATTTTGCAACTTCCGCCTGCCATTCGGCATCGGTTGATTGCGCACAGAGCGACCCTACTGCTATAAACGCTCCAGCTAAAAACATTTGTACTCGTTTCATGATAGTCTCTAATTTTAGTTATTATTCGTCTTTCACGTGGACAATACGCACCGGCTGTGTAGCCGGAACAAGTCCGGATTTTAATATAATCCGCTGCCCCTTGTCGGATGTCATAAAAGAAGCAAATCCCCAAGGCAGCCCACTGCGAGGATCATTCAGTAATGCATAAATAGATCGTGCCAACGGATAATTACCATAGAACAGGTAAGCCTGATAAGGTTTATAACTGTTAGCCGGAGTTGCTATATCCTCTGCACTCACTGACATCACTTTGATCTCTTCGCGAAAAGAAAGATTGGTTGTATCACTGCGGTTCCCCAACCAGTTAACTCCAATAACTCCCATAGCATCGGGATTTTTCGCTACATAATCTATCACTTGCTGGTTGGTTTTCAAGGCACTGACGTTACCTTCTGCCAACGGTTTTCCACTACAGATTGAGTCTATTGCAAAACGTACGG
The Bacteroides luhongzhouii DNA segment above includes these coding regions:
- a CDS encoding tetratricopeptide repeat protein, translating into MKRVQMFLAGAFIAVGSLCAQSTDAEWQAEVAKLKGTIQTNPAQAAEEAEHLIKGKNKKNVELLVAIGNAYLDADKLPEAQEYATLARKANGKSALASVLEGNIAMKQKNGGLASQKYEEAIYFDPKCTEAYLKYADVYKSANANLAIEKLNQLKALEPSNTAVDKKLAEIYYLKNDFSKAVESYANFAMGPTATEEDLVKYAFALFLNHDFEKSLEVANMGLQKNVHHAAFNRLAMYNYTDLKRFDEAIKAANIFFNECEKADYSYLDYMYYGHLLESLKKYDDAVIQYEKAVKMEPTKTDLYKNISSAYEQKNDYKKAISAYQKYYSSLDKEKQTPDLQFQFGRLYYGAGTQPDSLTITVEERKQALMSADSVFHAIAEAAPDSYLGNFWRARANSALDPETTQGLAKPFYEEVAALLESKNDPHYNSALVECYSYLGYYYLLAIENPALKAEARANKDKSIEYWNKILAIDPANATAKRALDGIK